The genomic interval TTTTGCCGTTTTTTGAAGAAGCACGGCGCTCCTGCATGCTTTTTTGTTCACGGATTCCCCCGTCGAATCCGGTACATCCCCATAAAGTAACATAATATTATCATATTCAAAAAAGTTTGTAAAGTACAAAAATTCTTAAGATTTTACACAAAAAATTCCAAAATTATAATCAAAAATTCACTGCTTACTGTAAAACTCTGTTAGTAAAATAATGTTAAAAATACAATAAATTATTAATAAAATTTAAAAAATAACTGCTTGACAACTATATTGGAAATGCTATAATTTCCGTCGTTACCCATTTATTCTTGTGCTAAAAAAGGATTCTTTCGTGCTTTCATGAAATTAAAAAACTATTTTTCTTCTCTTTTACCCCAGTCTTTTTTATTAAAGCGTCACTACCAAAAACAAAATTTATTCCAAGACATATTTGCGGGTGTTTTTGTCGGAATAATCGCAATACCATTATCAATCGCTTTTGCAGCATCTTCGGGAGTCCCTCCGATAATAGGTTTGACATCAGCATTTTTTGCAGGCATTGTCGCCGCAGTTTTTTCCGGCTGCCGTTATCAGATAACTGGACCAACTGGGGCTTGCATTTTGATTCTTAATCAAACCTTGCGTGATGTAGGTTTTGAGGGCATGTTAATATGCACTTTTTTGGCAGGTATGCTTGTGCTTTTAATGGGATTGCTAAAATTAGGAAAATATTCAAAATATATAGCGCGACCTGTTGTTGTAGGATTTAGTGCTGGGCTTGCCTTGTCAATTTTGACTTCACAAGTTCCCGATTATTTGGCTTTAAAATTATCAGGTTTACCCTTAAATGCTTTAGAAAAGTGGATGACTTATTTTGAAAACTGGCAATCGATAAATATAACTTCTGTTGTTTTAGGTTCTATTAGTGTAGCTCTTTTAATAGTTTGGAAAAAACTTAATATAAAGTTCCCCGCACCTATGGCTGTAATAATAATCATTTCAATAATCACAACTTTGTTTAAACTTAATGTTCCCACATTAGGATCAAAATACGGCTCGCTTACTATGGAAATAGATTTTAAATTGCAATTTTCTAATTTTGAGTTTTTCAAAATTATTAAGCCTACCATATATATAGCGATATTAATTGCTATTGTATCGCTTTTGAGTGCAATGACAGCTGATAATTTAAGCGGTCAAAAAACCAATATGGATGCCGAACTTGTTTCTCAAGGACTAGCTAATATAATATGTGCTTGTTTCGGGTGTATTCCTGTTATGGGTGCGGTTGCGCGTACAAGCTCAAATATCAGCAGCGGATCTGTATCTTTTATATCGTCTATTGTACACAGCTTGGTAATACTTATTACTGGATTGTTCTTAATGCCGTTGGCGTCATATATTCCGCTTACGGTTTTAGCTGCTGTTTTGTTTGTGGCATGCTTTAATATGTTTAATATAAAAGCAGTAAAAAAGGTTTTTAGTTATTCTATAAAAGATATAATAATATTTTTCTCAGCGTTTGTTTTAACTTTTTTGGTCAATATTATAGTAGCTATCGCGGTTAGCATAATTATGAGTTTTTTATTTTTGATTATTGAAAATATTATTAAAAAAACAAAACACATCAAATCACCTTTGGAAATAAAAATAATAGACCAAACCATATACTTTTCGGGTGATCTTAACTTTGTTACAGTACAAAAAATTTTCAATATTGTTTTGCCTAAAACAGATACATTAATAATAGACTTACAGGGCATTACAACTTTTGATATGACAGGCTGTGAAGTTCTTGAAAATTGGATAAAATCTCAAAAAAGCAAATTTTGCGATATAATATAGAAATAAAACCAAGCTTTCAAAACCGCTTCGCTTTAGTAAGCATATAAAATCAAGATTAGGTTCTGGCCACAAAAATAAGCCTTAGCACAGTTGACAGCTAAGGCTTTTTTAATAATAATAGGTAAGAGCAAAAAAATTTTTATAGGAAAAACACTTTGAACCAAAACGAAACACAACCATATATATATCTTGATTATGCGGCGCACACACCGCCCAATCCTAGTGTGCTTGAAATATATTCTTCAAGCGCTATCAATTATCCTGCCAACCCCAACTCACGTTCGGTTTTGGGAAAAATTGCATTTGAAAAAATTCAACAGGATACCAATAACATTGCTAGATTATTAAATGTGAAACCCCAAGAGATAATTTTTACTTCGGGAGCAAGTGAATCTAACAATCTTGCCATAAAAGGAATTGAAGCAAGAAAAAATCTAGGCAAGCATATCATAACCACATACTTAGAACACTCATCGGTTTTGGGTGCTTGCGAACAGCTAAAAAAAACGGGCTATGAAATCGAATATGTCGATATAGACAAAAACGGAAAAATCAGCCTTGAACATCTAAAAAGTCTTGTTAGAAACGATACTGTTTTGATTTCGATATGCACAGTAGATAGCGAGCTTGGCACTATTCAGCCTATTGAAGATGTTAAAAAAATCGCTTCTACCTATAAAAACTGTTTAGTGCATACGGACGCAACTCAAGCAGTAGGTAAAGTCCCCTTTTTTGTACCCGATATGCTCACTCTTACTCCGCATAAGTTTTATGGACTTCTTGGTTGCGGAATATTAACTAAAGCAACTGAAATCAATCTAACTCCGCTAATTACAGGCGGTATAAGTCTTAGCGCATATAGAAGCGGAACGCCTGATCTTGCCCAAATTGCAGCATTAAATTATGCTCTTGAGAATGCTATTTCGCAGCAGGCAATAAGATATAAGTATGTTTTGGGTTTGAATCGCTTTTTGCGAGAAAACCTAAAAACATTAAACAATGTAGTGATCAACAGCCCTGATGATGCTTCCCCTTATATTCTTAATATAAGCGTGCTAAAAACCAAGCCTGAAGAAGTCATTAATTTATTAAACGAACGCGGAATATGCATTTCTTCCAAATCTGCATGCACTGCTGTTCAGGCTCCCAGCCGTTCGGTTATGACGCTCACTCATGACAAAAACCGCGCCTTATCATCAGTAAGGATAAGCTTAAGCCATCTTACCACAAAACAAGAACTTGAAATATTCTTGACCGAACTTAACAGGATTATAAAAAAATGAAAGAACTGTCAAAATCAGAATTAATAGAAAGAAGCATAATAAAAAAATATCGCACCAAAATTTGGCGCAAATTTGTCAATGCTATTGACGAGTATAAGCTGGTTAAAGAAAACGATAAAATTGCAGTATGTATTTCAGGCGGCAAAGACTCATTTTTGATGGCAAAATGCTTTCAAGAACTGCAAAAAAGAAGCACTATAAAGTTTGAAATAGTGTTTTTGGTCATGAATCCGGGCTATAACCCTCAAAATCTTCAGCTTATCCAAGATAACGCCGTTGTAATGAATGTCCCTATTACAATATTCCCGTCAGATATTTTTGACATCGTAGCACAGGTCGGCGGCAGCCCTTGTTATTTGTGCGCAAGGATGAGACGAGGCTTTTTGTATAAAACCGCACAGAGTTTAGGCTGCAACAAAATCGCGCTAGGACATCACATGGATGATGTCATAGAAACTATTCTGATGAGTATGTTTTATGGATCCGAATACAAAACAATGATGCCCAAACTAAAAAGCGCTAATTTTGCAGGCATGGAACTTATACGCCCTATGTATATGATAAGAGAAGCTGACATCATAGCATGGGCGAGATTTAACGAACTTCAGTTTTTACGCTGTGCGTGCAGGCTTACAGAAAACTGTGTCTTGGGTGATGACGGATTTGGCGGCAAGCGCGCAGAAATGAAAGAACTTATCAAACGCATGGAAAAAATCAATCCTAATATTGGACTTAATATTTTCAAGAGTGTGCATAATGTAAATTTGGATACTGTCATAGCCTACCGTCAAAATGGACAAAAACACAGCTTTTTGGATAACTACGACAACATCAATAATATAGAAAGCCAAGACGATTAAGATATTTTTTACAATAAAATAAGCATGAAATATTGACATAAACTACAAGTCTTTTATATAATAATATTATAATTGTTGTTTTTTGGATTTTGTGGGGAAAGATGGATAATATTATTATAGGATTGACTGGTCCTTTTGGAAGCGGCTGAAGCTATATCGCAGAAAAAATTTTAGTTAATAATTTTAATGCCGAAAAGATCTCCTTAGCCAGTATTTTAAAATCCGA from Clostridia bacterium carries:
- a CDS encoding SulP family inorganic anion transporter, producing the protein MKLKNYFSSLLPQSFLLKRHYQKQNLFQDIFAGVFVGIIAIPLSIAFAASSGVPPIIGLTSAFFAGIVAAVFSGCRYQITGPTGACILILNQTLRDVGFEGMLICTFLAGMLVLLMGLLKLGKYSKYIARPVVVGFSAGLALSILTSQVPDYLALKLSGLPLNALEKWMTYFENWQSINITSVVLGSISVALLIVWKKLNIKFPAPMAVIIIISIITTLFKLNVPTLGSKYGSLTMEIDFKLQFSNFEFFKIIKPTIYIAILIAIVSLLSAMTADNLSGQKTNMDAELVSQGLANIICACFGCIPVMGAVARTSSNISSGSVSFISSIVHSLVILITGLFLMPLASYIPLTVLAAVLFVACFNMFNIKAVKKVFSYSIKDIIIFFSAFVLTFLVNIIVAIAVSIIMSFLFLIIENIIKKTKHIKSPLEIKIIDQTIYFSGDLNFVTVQKIFNIVLPKTDTLIIDLQGITTFDMTGCEVLENWIKSQKSKFCDII
- a CDS encoding ATP-binding protein, with protein sequence MKELSKSELIERSIIKKYRTKIWRKFVNAIDEYKLVKENDKIAVCISGGKDSFLMAKCFQELQKRSTIKFEIVFLVMNPGYNPQNLQLIQDNAVVMNVPITIFPSDIFDIVAQVGGSPCYLCARMRRGFLYKTAQSLGCNKIALGHHMDDVIETILMSMFYGSEYKTMMPKLKSANFAGMELIRPMYMIREADIIAWARFNELQFLRCACRLTENCVLGDDGFGGKRAEMKELIKRMEKINPNIGLNIFKSVHNVNLDTVIAYRQNGQKHSFLDNYDNINNIESQDD
- a CDS encoding cysteine desulfurase family protein, which translates into the protein MNQNETQPYIYLDYAAHTPPNPSVLEIYSSSAINYPANPNSRSVLGKIAFEKIQQDTNNIARLLNVKPQEIIFTSGASESNNLAIKGIEARKNLGKHIITTYLEHSSVLGACEQLKKTGYEIEYVDIDKNGKISLEHLKSLVRNDTVLISICTVDSELGTIQPIEDVKKIASTYKNCLVHTDATQAVGKVPFFVPDMLTLTPHKFYGLLGCGILTKATEINLTPLITGGISLSAYRSGTPDLAQIAALNYALENAISQQAIRYKYVLGLNRFLRENLKTLNNVVINSPDDASPYILNISVLKTKPEEVINLLNERGICISSKSACTAVQAPSRSVMTLTHDKNRALSSVRISLSHLTTKQELEIFLTELNRIIKK